AGACATTCCAGCCCGCCTCCGGTTTCTCGGGCGCGATGCGGGTGATCTCCCCGACCTCAAAGCCCATCATCTTCACCGTGTCCCCGACCTTGAGCCCCGCGCCGCTCCGCAGGTAAGTGTAGTAGCTGACCTTCGTGTCGAACCACCCTTTGCGCGCGGCCGTGTGATACACGTAGTAGGAAAACCCCGCGAGCAGAAGCAGCGTCGCGAGGCCGACGAAGAAGCCCACCGCGCGCTCCACGCGGCCGAGCCGCGTCCGAAGTTGGGGGGTCAAGTCCTGCATGTCGTGCCTCCATCTACCCCGCTGCCATCAATTCGCGCAAGGCCGGCTCGCGGGTGGCGTCGAGCGTGTCGCGTCCTCCCAGCGCCTGCCAGCGGCCTTCCTTGATCATTGCGAACTGCCCGCCCTCCGACCGCCACGGGCAGAAATCATCCACCGCCACGGCGATCGTCAGCGGTTGGCCGTCGAGGAAAGGATGCCCCGCCGCGAGGACTGCGAGCAACTCGATCCACCATGCCGTCTGCCGCCAGTCCAGTCCGCCGAGTGGATTGTCGAGGAGCAGCACTTCGGGCTTCAAAGCCAGCGCGCGGGCCAGCGCCGCCCGTTGCCGCGATGGTCGCCCGATGCGTGACGGCAGTGCGTCCGCCATATGAGTCAGCCCGAGGAGTTCGAGCACCTCGGCGGAAGCCGTCGCGGCGGCGGCCGCGTCGAGGTTTCGGTGGTATCCGAGCGCGAGTGCGACATTCTCGGAGACCGTCAGGTGATGAAACAACCGGCCGCCATTCTCGAACACCAGCCCCACGCGCAGTCGTTGCCGGACCAACTCGTCCTCATCGAGAACCTCGACGTTCCGGCCAAATAGAAAATAGGCGCCCGCCTCGGGCGGCACCAAACCCGCCATGGTTGCAAGCAGGTCGCTCTTGCCCGACCACGTTCCACCGCCCACGACCCACCACTCGCCGCGCGCGAGTTGCCAGTCCACGCCCTCGACGGCGCGCCCGCCCTCGACGGGCGGCGGCCGCACCGTCACTCCTTTGAGCTCGACGAGCACCTCTCTGAGGATCTGGGTGGTCGCGGCCATTTCACATCACGAGGTAGACGAGGATGAACATCGCGTCGAGCAGCACGCACGCCACGACGCTGTGCAACACCGCGCGCGTCGTCGCGAAGGAGACTTCCTCCAGCCGGAGCGGTTGCGCAAGGCCCTGGTAGCAGCTCACGATGGAGATCACCACGCCGAAGCCGACCGTCTTGAGCGCGAGGAGCGCGAAGTCCTCCCACATCAGCGCGCCCGCGAGCTGCCGGAAGTAATCCGCG
This genomic stretch from Verrucomicrobiota bacterium harbors:
- a CDS encoding ATP-binding cassette domain-containing protein; protein product: MAATTQILREVLVELKGVTVRPPPVEGGRAVEGVDWQLARGEWWVVGGGTWSGKSDLLATMAGLVPPEAGAYFLFGRNVEVLDEDELVRQRLRVGLVFENGGRLFHHLTVSENVALALGYHRNLDAAAAATASAEVLELLGLTHMADALPSRIGRPSRQRAALARALALKPEVLLLDNPLGGLDWRQTAWWIELLAVLAAGHPFLDGQPLTIAVAVDDFCPWRSEGGQFAMIKEGRWQALGGRDTLDATREPALRELMAAG